One genomic region from Athalia rosae chromosome 3, iyAthRosa1.1, whole genome shotgun sequence encodes:
- the LOC105683470 gene encoding small integral membrane protein 14, producing the protein MSGEGFDMCQYMWDSEAVMRRLLSILRQRQAYCTDTECLNDAALPGPGAAPASSDFLLMCLVFGFIALMLALRPRSLRGGSGDNDTKRHDHGAGPQGDPPMPPPSTE; encoded by the exons ATGAGTGGCGAAGGATTTGACATGTGCCAGTATATGTGGGACTCTGAGGCTGTTATGCGTCGTCTTCTATCCATT CTTCGACAGAGACAGGCATATTGTACTGACACTGAATGCTTGAATGATGCTGCAC TACCTGGACCAGGAGCAGCTCCAGCTTCCTCAGATTTCTTATTGATGTGCCTAGTATTTGGGTTTATAGCCCTAATGCTTGCACTCAGGCCAAGATCGCTTCGGGGAGGATCTGGCGACAATGATACAAAGAGGCATGATCACGGAGCT GGGCCGCAAGGGGATCCCCCGATGCCACCGCCTTCGACTGAATAG
- the LOC105683465 gene encoding sodium-dependent dopamine transporter, translated as MASRVMKSPTPGDIDIERRETWSGKVDFLLSVIGFAVDLANVWRFPYLCYKNGGGAFLVPYCVMLVVGGIPLFYMELALGQFNRKGAITCWGRLVPLLKGIGYAVALIAFYVDFYYNVIIAWALRYFFASFAGMLPWTTCDNPWNTPRCRTLDVNTTFVGGYGLADDDFRGNLSRYAFGGIRNITLMNDYGNDSKYTSAAQEYFTRAILELHESGGLHDLGAVKWDIAMCLLVVYVICYFSLWKGISTSGKVVWFTALFPYAVLLILLVRGITLPGSAEGIKYYLSPNFSAITKAEVWVDAATQVFFSLGPGFGVLLAYASYNKYHNNVYKDAILTSVINSVTSFIAGFVIFSVLGYMAHASGREIEDVATEGPGLVFIVYPAAIATMPGSIFWALIFFMMLLTLGLDSSFGGSEAIITALSDEFPLIGNHREIFVACLFTLYFLVGLASCSQGGFYFFHLLDRYAAGYSMLFAVLAEAIAVSWIYGTDRFCADIKDMIGFSPGIYWRVCWKFVAPLFLMFIIVYGLMGYEPLTYEDYVYPLWANILGWIIASSSIAMIPGVAIYKLLTTPGTFLQRIKILTTPWRDTQQKQMSIATTNGSVRRSSSVCLPPGEEPPMTNGQTDVTKEQTEVIIQSCESFNGDPPPEPV; from the exons ATGGCGTCGAGGGTAATGAAATCGCCTACTCCAGGTGACATCGATATCGAACGGAGGGAAACTTGGTCGGGAAAAGTTGATTTCCTTCTGTCCGTCATCGGCTTTGCGGTAGATCTCGCCAATGTTTGGAGGTTTCCCTACCTTTGCTACAAAAATGGAGGTG GAGCGTTTCTCGTCCCTTACTGCGTCATGCTGGTCGTCGGTGGTATTCCATTATTCTACATGGAATTGGCGTTGGGACAATTCAATAGAAAAGGAGCGATTACTTGCTGGGGTCGTTTGGTACCGCTTCTGAAAG GAATCGGTTACGCCGTTGCACTCATAGCTTTTTACGtggatttttattacaacgtAATAATAGCCTGGGCTCTACGTTACTTCTTTGCTTCATTTGCCGGCATGTTGCCTTGGACAACTTGCGACAATCCGTGGAACACTCCCAGGTGTCGTACCCTCGACGTTAATACCACTTTTGTCGGTGGTTACGGTCTAGCTGATGATGATTTTCGCGGAAATTTATCCCGATACGCGTTCGGGGGAATCAGAAATATCACCCTCATGAATGACTACGGCAATGACTCCAAGTACACCAGCGCTGCTCAAGAATATTTCAC cCGGGCGATATTAGAACTTCACGAAAGCGGAGGTCTTCATGATCTCGGGGCTGTGAAATGGGACATAGCGATGTGTTTGCTGGTGGTTTACGTAATATGTTACTTTTCATTGTGGAAGGGTATTTCAACATCTGGAAAA GTTGTATGGTTCACGGCTCTTTTCCCATACGCAGTCTTGTTAATTCTATTGGTCAGGGGAATAACGTTACCAGGAAGTGCGGAGGGTATAAAGTACTATCTGAGTCCAAATTTCTCGGCGATAACAAAAGCTGAG GTTTGGGTCGACGCAGCAACGCAGGTATTCTTCTCCCTTGGGCCGGGTTTTGGAGTCCTTTTGGCGTACGCGAGCTACAACAAGTATCACAACAATGTTTACAA GGACGCCATTTTAACGAGTGTGATAAACAGCGTGACATCTTTCATCGCTGGTTTCGTAATATTCTCGGTTCTGGGTTACATGGCCCATGCAAGTGGCAGGGAAATAGAGGATGTCGCGACGGAAGGTCCAGGTCTAGTTTTTATCGTCTATCCAGCGGCCATCGCCACCATGCCAGGATCTATTTTTTGGGCATTGATATTCTTCATGATGCTCCTTACTCTGGGCCTCGATAGTTCC TTCGGAGGATCTGAAGCCATAATAACTGCCTTGAGTGACGAATTTCCGCTGATTGGTAACCACAGAGAAATTTTCGTTGCTTGTTTATTCACTCTCTACTTTCTCGTCGGCTTAGCCTCCTGTTCGCAG GGTGGGTTTTACTTCTTCCATCTTCTCGACCGTTATGCCGCTGGCTATTCGATGCTCTTCGCTGTACTTGCCGAGGCGATAGCCGTCAGTTGGATTTATGGAACCGATCGTTTTTGCGCGGATATAAAAGACATGATTGGCTTTTCTCCAGGAATTTACTGGAGAGTTTGTTGGAAATTTGTCGCACCATTGTTTCTAATG TTCATTATCGTCTACGGTTTGATGGGTTACGAGCCCCTCACCTATGAGGATTACGTCTATCCCTTATGGGCGAATATTCTCGGATGGATAATAGCTTCCTCTTCAATAGCCATGATTCCTGGCGTCGCTATTTACAAGCTTCTCACGACTCCAGGAACATTTTTACAG agaataaaaatcttaACAACGCCGTGGAGGGACACTCAACAAAAACAGATGTCAATAGCGACAACCAACGGATCGGTTCGACGAAGTTCTAGCGTCTGTTTGCCCCCTGGAGAAGAACCTCCGATGACCAATGGACAAACAGACGTAACGAAAGAACAAACAGAAGTCATCATTCAATCCTGTGAGTCCTTCAATGGGGATCCACCGCCTGAGCCGGTATAG
- the LOC105683428 gene encoding ankyrin repeat and MYND domain-containing protein 2, whose amino-acid sequence MAPATEGLMDFEKEIFTKISKNEIAELKTLLVANKIKIDFVDENGMTPLQHACYKGNKEIVQMLLDQGADVNSSQHEHAYTALHFAALSGNADLCHLLMSHGARLTVTNSVGRTPAQMAAFVGNHDCVATINNFIPKADIDYYITPQGLQTEPMLPPHLADSFHKFIMQVNVHPVRVALNLQRCPGLLENLNKVQKVLEAMRHKEMRRGIETNEVMAFKYHYLSCVTAEVAKCQKRQEAMKAEKSEKDKNSEDGEEKKSDPVELLVRKFLKCNKSEGNPEYQEAFLRETVREFPFRESTIFRQMVATLASTDPPSAVSVVSAAINGQRGFSDNLQICVTCGEEKATKKCSKCKAVQYCDRECQRLHWFMHKKSCARLGQSSSIKLTDVDRAQVANAVSSRLQNLAVN is encoded by the exons ATGGCGCCGGCTACGGAGGGATTGATGGACTTCGAGAAAGAGATTTTTACGAAGATCAGCAAGAATGAAATCGCCGAGCTCAAAACATTGCTCGTTGctaacaaaattaaaattgatttcGTTGATGAAAATGGGATGACACCGCTCCAGCATGCCTGCTATAAAGGCAACAAAGAAATCGTTCAGATGCTTCTAGATCAG GGTGCAGATGTGAATTCTTCACAACATGAGCATGCCTACACAGCCCTGCACTTTGCTGCATTGAGTGGGAATGCGGACCTCTGTCATTTGTTGATGTCTCACGGAGCACGTTTGACTGTAACTAACAGTGTTGGGCGTACCCCAGCTCAGATGGCGGCATTTGTCGGAAACCATGATTGCGTCGCTacaatcaataattttataccaAAAGCTGACATTGACTACTATATCACACCACAAGGGCTCCAAACGGAACCTATGCTCCCTCCGCACCTCGCTGACTCTTTCCACAAATTCATTATGCAGGTCAATGTTCACCCTGTCAGAGTTGCGTTGAATCTACAAAGATGTCCTGGtttacttgaaaatttgaacaag GTGCAAAAAGTACTGGAAGCAATGCGCCATAAGGAAATGAGACGAGGAATTGAGACGAATGAGGTAATGGCTTTTAAGTATCACTACCTAAGTTGCGTAACAGCTGAAGTAGCAAAATGCCAGAAGCGACAGGAGGCAATGAAAgcagaaaaatcggaaaaagataaaaatagtgAAGACGGCGAGGAGAAAAAGTCTGATCCCGTTGAGTTGCTAGtcagaaaattcttgaagtgtAACAAGAGCGAGGGTAATCCTGAATACCAAGAAGCTTTCTTGCGGGAAACAGTGCGAGAATTTCCTTTCAGAGAAAGCACGATCTTCCGTCAAATGGTAGCTACTCTTGCAAGCACCGATCCTCCATCTGCAGTATCGGTTGTATCAGCTGCAATTAATGGACAAAGAGGTTTTTCCGATAATCTCCAGATCTGTGTAACCTGTGGGGAAGAAAAGGCTACCAAAAAATGCAGTAAGTGCAAGGCAGTTCAGTATTGCGATCGAGAATGTCAAAGACTACACTGGTTCATGCATAAAAAATCTTGTGCTAGGTTGGGACAAAGTTCTAGCATTAAATTAACAGATGTTGATCGGGCTCAGGTAGCTAACGCGGTTAGTTCGAGACTTCAAAACTTGGctgttaattaa
- the LOC105683430 gene encoding phospholipase A1 member A-like → MRVHYTVFLAAILPLAQDALAAKGPIQDAINSGAAAEYDKNDCTWRRGNERDLCPDPDVHVFLYTPGQPKRKLEIDQSDWLRNGPYEPRNENVFVIHGYAGGDDTLPIAVLRDAYLRNGSYNVFMVDWSVLSSAPCYPAAVANLRPVAKCLAGMLTTLRNLGLEIHRTTCVGHSLGAHICGVMANYLFFRLHRIVGLDPARPLVRPGFVNRLDSGDADFVEVIHTNAGYYGEMGRVGHVDFCVNGGKLQPFCENRSNEQLCSHVWVVCYMAHSVDGDTNLMAEPCSRRCPAGPRITQRSGNSLVMGHHTPGTVRGSFCLSSVNPPYCPRHGQGRGDERCCV, encoded by the coding sequence ATGCGAGTGCATTATACAGTTTTTCTCGCCGCTATTCTGCCCTTGGCCCAGGACGCTTTGGCAGCTAAGGGTCCGATCCAGGATGCGATTAACAGCGGCGCGGCGGCGGAATACGACAAAAACGATTGTACCTGGAGAAGAGGCAACGAAAGGGATCTCTGTCCAGACCCAGATGTCCACGTTTTCCTTTATACTCCTGGACAGCCTAAAAGGAAACTCGAAATTGACCAGTCAGATTGGCTGCGTAATGGCCCTTACGAACCGAGAAACGAAAACGTGTTTGTTATCCATGGTTACGCAGGGGGAGATGATACCCTGCCCATCGCGGTCCTGAGGGATGCTTACCTACGAAATGGGAGCTACAATGTCTTCATGGTTGATTGGAGCGTCCTTTCATCGGCGCCCTGCTACCCCGCTGCAGTGGCGAACCTTCGACCGGTGGCAAAGTGCCTCGCGGGAATGTTGACCACCCTTAGGAATCTGGGGCTTGAAATCCACAGAACGACGTGTGTTGGGCATTCATTGGGTGCTCATATTTGTGGAGTTATGGCTAATTACCTGTTCTTCCGACTTCATCGTATCGTTGGACTTGATCCCGCGCGTCCTTTGGTCAGACCAGGGTTCGTCAATAGACTGGACAGTGGGGATGCTGACTTTGTGGAAGTGATACATACCAACGCTGGATACTATGGGGAAATGGGACGAGTTGGCCACGTTGATTTTTGCGTTAACGGAGGGAAACTTCAACCCTTCTGTGAGAACAGAAGCAACGAACAACTCTGCAGTCACGTTTGGGTCGTTTGTTACATGGCCCATAGCGTCGATGGTGACACAAATCTGATGGCGGAACCTTGTTCAAGGAGGTGTCCAGCCGGGCCCAGGATAACTCAGAGGAGCGGGAATAGTTTGGTGATGGGACATCACACGCCAGGGACTGTGAGAGGGTCATTTTGCTTGTCGAGTGTTAATCCTCCTTACTGTCCTAGACATGGACAGGGAAGAGGAGATGAGAGATGTTGCGTTTGA